In one window of Mercurialis annua linkage group LG4, ddMerAnnu1.2, whole genome shotgun sequence DNA:
- the LOC126678692 gene encoding uncharacterized protein LOC126678692: MVAIHVHIVFALPCTFLDSWLLQFVGFTLLRSKWGNANASFFSNCFLICLRIVVDLSMGLDMEFEFEKKSTSDLSPNTVLPCRKFSDVGKRRTNGKPPRKDDLLTAKEDFKEINFRRFRSSSCNIPSRHGGLEGNVVLKRGSIYQSSREVTKMKKMGVDEGRRKLEVSRDSNTSCSFSIVDSLCSSDEENTQKRSSTRKSCIEPCSSSGFIEICPNLDKRERQSAGTVRSDSVKVPTFRNEQVCGPTSDANDLHENDIALTFHKSHSVKVEMLHSPSPSESDCSSRASSKSRFSPIKKMFDPIMKSKSLRSPLGYIAEPVDLKNNEMSHLRKKQISRKSSLRDFSHTAAKSDKFSSLVRKDNHHSTVACSPVHLHGRLKVEIKQGAPHFEFSLDSPEEVFIAKTWKANNSFNWVYTFHSICSRKKSNASGWGLTDGNKESLVVGQMQVSCYLCSELKDGGALDNSMVAEFVLYDIAHARQSVSTQDSLDIIESPNDSKPGSLSETHKLDNGSEPKKLKNLSRRACDSADADSTNSYPWPSAILHSDLEIAAIVIQLPFAKRESLKYKRGDKPSDKAHVNLLSHSMVEQRRKGFSDRESVEKLKVVIPAGNHGLPLDESQGASSLLDRWRLGGVCDCGGWDMGCPLTVFGSPNINCAEEETLINNHQPLELFVQGTKQKIPALTMTAIEEGTYAVDFHAQLSTLQAFSICVAVLHGAEASDATGEEKCRQLPHCSSLKMLIEEEVQFLIEAVTKEEKKKVPKKTEQIKQSYVVNPPFSPIARV; this comes from the exons ATGGTGGCAATCCAT GTCCACATTGTTTTTGCTTTACCTTGTACTTTTCTTGATTCTTGGCTG TTGCAGTTTGTTGGGTTCACTTTGTTGAGATCTAAGTGGGGTAATGCTAATGCCAGTTTCTTTAGTAATTGTTTTTTGATTTGTCTTAGAAT AGTTGTGGATCTATCAATGGGGCTAGATATGGAgtttgaatttgagaaaaaaagcACCTCGGATCTGAGTCCCAACACTGTTCTTCCTTGTCGAAAGTTTTCTGATGTCGGAAAGAGAAGAACAAACGGCAAACCTCCACGTAAAGATGATCTATTGACCGCAAAGGAAGACTTCAAAGAGATAAACTTTCGTCGTTTTCGTAGTTCCTCTTGTAATATTCCATCTAGACATGGTGGTCTAGAAGGTAATGTTGTGTTGAAGAGAGGTTCGATTTATCAAAGCTCTAGGGAGGTAACTAAAATGAAGAAAATGGGCGTTGATGAGGGAAGAAGAAAACTTGAAGTTTCGCGGGATAGTAATACCAGCTGTTCCTTTAGCATTGTTGACTCCTTGTGTAGTTCAGATGAAGAGAACACACAGAAGCGATCATCTACTAGGAAGTCTTGCATAGAACCATGCTCATCAAGTGGTTTTATTGAAATCTGTCCCAATTTAGACAAGAGAGAAAGGCAATCTGCTGGAACGGTTAGAAGTGACTCTGTTAAGGTCCCAACCTTCAGAAATGAGCAAGTTTGTGGTCCTACAAGTGACGCTAACGATCTTCATGAAAATGATATCGCGTTGACATTCCATAAATCACATTCTGTTAAGGTAGAAATGCTGCATTCACCATCTCCTTCGGAAAGTGATTGCTCTTCCAGAGCCAGCTCAAAGTCTCGGTTTAGCCCAATCAAAAAGATGTTTGATCCAATTATGAAATCAAAGTCTTTACGGAGTCCTTTGGGTTATATAGCAGAGCCTGTTGATCTCAAGAACAATGAAATGTCACACCTGAGAAAGAAACAGATATCGAGAAAATCTTCGTTGCGCGACTTCTCACACACAGCTGCAAAATCTGATAAATTTTCTTCACTTGTTCGGAAAGATAACCATCATTCAACAGTGGCATGTTCACCGGTTCACTTACATGGTCGTCTCAAGGTGGAAATTAAACAGGGAGCGCCACATTTTGAGTTCTCATTGGATTCCCCTGAAGAAGTTTTTATTGCTAAAACATGGAAAgcaaataattcttttaattggGTTTACACATTTCACTCAATTTGCAGTAGAAAGAAGAGTAACGCCAGCGGCTGGGGGTTGACTGATGGCAATAAGGAATCCTTGGTAGTGGGACAAATGCAAGTTTCATGCTATTTATGCTCAGAATTGAAAGATGGTGGGGCTCTTGATAACTCTATGGTGGCAGAATTTGTGTTGTATGATATAGCACATGCAAGGCAAAGTGTTTCTACACAAGATTCGCTTGACATTATTGAATCTCCTAATGATTCTAAACCAGGCTCTTTAAGTGAAACTCATAAGTTGGATAACGGTTCTGAACCAAAGAAACTTAAAAATCTATCAAGACGTGCCTGTGATAGTGCTGACGCCGATTCTACGAATTCATACCCGTGGCCATCTGCAATCTTACATTCAGACCTTGAAATAGCAGCTATTGTTATTCAACTCCCATTTGCAAAGAGAGAAAGCTTGAAGTACAAAAGAGGAGATAAACCTAGTGATAAAGCACATGTGAATCTACTCAGCCATTCTATGGTCGAGCAAAGGAGAAAAGGTTTCTCAGATAGAGAAAGTGTGGAAAAGTTGAAGGTGGTGATTCCTGCTGGAAATCACGGGTTGCCACTTGACGAAAGTCAGGGCGCTTCATCATTGCTTGATAGGTGGAGATTAGGCGGAGTCTGCGATTGCGGTGGATGGGATATGGGATGTCCACTTACTGTTTTTGGAAGTCCGAACATCAATTGTGCTGAAGAGGAAACACTCATAAATAATCATCAGCCTCTGGAGCTTTTTGTTCAG GgaacaaaacagaaaattccAGCACTGACAATGACTGCTATTGAAGAAGGAACATATGCAGTTGATTTCCATGCACAGCTATCAACTTTACAAGCATTTTCCATATGTGTTGCTGTACTACACGGTGCTGAAGCTTCCGATGCCACTGGGGAAGAGAAGTGCAGGCAGTTGCCGCATTGCAGTTCACTGAAAATGCTTATCGAGGAGGAAGTACAATTCTTAATTGAAGCAGTCACCaaggaagagaagaagaaagtcCCTAAAAAGACAGAACAGATCAAGCAGTCTTATGTGGTTAACCCTCCTTTTTCTCCAATCGCTCGTGTATAG